A genomic stretch from Desulfotignum balticum DSM 7044 includes:
- a CDS encoding PDDEXK nuclease domain-containing protein — MNEDIVQIKNHDPSQSLFQDIKNLIETGRSKVAVTVNKALTLLYWQVGQRIHKEILVHERAEYGKQILQTLAAKLTEAYGQGWSERNLAYMVKFAQVFPDPDILQALCAKLSWSHFKDLIYIQDPLKREFYAEMCRHESWSVRTLRKKIDAMLFERTALSRKPDEVIVQELRDLRETDKLSADLVFRDPYFLDFLGLQDRYVEKDIEDAILRELEHFLLELGSGFAFLARQKRFQLDNDDYYIDLLFYHRHLNRLIAIDLKLGDFKAQDKGQMELYLRWLAKNEQHPEEKSPLGIILCAGKKQDLVELMELGQSGIHVAEYLTLLPEKALLQQKLHDAVTKARLRLENRRAEDE; from the coding sequence ATGAATGAAGATATCGTACAAATAAAGAATCACGATCCATCTCAGTCTCTTTTCCAGGATATCAAAAACCTGATTGAAACGGGGCGCTCCAAGGTGGCAGTTACCGTCAATAAGGCTTTGACTCTTCTTTACTGGCAGGTTGGGCAGCGCATCCATAAAGAGATCCTGGTCCATGAGCGGGCCGAATACGGAAAACAGATTTTGCAGACACTGGCTGCAAAATTAACAGAAGCTTATGGACAGGGGTGGAGCGAAAGAAATCTGGCCTACATGGTTAAATTTGCACAAGTTTTTCCTGATCCTGATATTTTGCAGGCACTGTGTGCAAAATTGAGTTGGAGCCATTTCAAAGACTTGATTTATATTCAAGACCCTCTAAAACGGGAATTTTATGCGGAAATGTGCCGCCATGAAAGCTGGAGCGTACGAACCCTGAGAAAAAAAATCGATGCCATGCTTTTTGAACGCACAGCCTTGTCCAGAAAACCCGATGAAGTCATTGTTCAGGAACTGAGAGACTTGCGGGAAACTGATAAATTATCGGCGGATCTGGTTTTCCGTGACCCGTATTTTCTTGACTTTTTGGGACTCCAGGACCGGTACGTGGAGAAAGATATTGAGGATGCTATTTTACGGGAACTGGAGCATTTTTTGCTTGAGCTTGGCAGCGGATTCGCGTTTTTGGCCCGCCAGAAACGGTTTCAACTGGACAATGACGATTATTACATTGACCTGCTGTTTTACCATCGGCACCTGAACCGGTTGATTGCCATTGACCTGAAGCTGGGGGATTTCAAGGCACAGGACAAAGGCCAAATGGAGCTGTATCTCAGATGGCTTGCCAAAAATGAACAGCATCCGGAAGAAAAATCACCCCTGGGTATTATCCTTTGTGCCGGGAAAAAGCAGGACCTGGTGGAGCTGATGGAGTTGGGACAGTCCGGTATTCATGTGGCTGAATACCTCACGCTTCTGCCGGAAAAAGCCCTGTTGCAGCAGAAACTGCACGATGCCGTCACCAAGGCCCGGCTTCGCCTGGAAAACAGGAGAGCAGAGGACGAATGA
- a CDS encoding PhzF family phenazine biosynthesis protein: MNIPMYQVDAFTATVFSGNPAAVCLLDTWLDDTVLQAVAAENNLSETAFLVQNTTGFDLRWFTPVTEVALCGHATLASAFVQFYCRHWNKDTIVFDTRHSGQLTVARKGDLLEMDFPSRPPAACELSDTLSRAQGEAPQQVYESAEDLMAVFDSETTVAKMQPDVALLAQLDCRGIIITAPGDHCDFVSRFFGPKVGVPEDPVTGSAHCVLIPFWASKLGKNDLHARQVSQRGGELFCRLAHDRVMIAGRAVLYLEGMIMI, from the coding sequence ATGAACATACCGATGTATCAGGTTGACGCGTTCACCGCCACCGTTTTTTCCGGCAATCCGGCCGCGGTCTGCCTGCTGGACACATGGCTTGACGATACCGTTCTGCAGGCGGTTGCCGCTGAGAACAACCTGTCAGAAACCGCTTTTCTGGTTCAAAACACCACTGGTTTTGACCTCAGGTGGTTTACCCCGGTCACAGAAGTGGCCCTGTGCGGTCATGCCACACTGGCCAGCGCGTTTGTGCAGTTTTACTGCCGGCACTGGAACAAAGATACGATCGTTTTTGACACCCGCCACAGCGGACAGCTGACAGTTGCCCGAAAGGGGGATCTCCTTGAAATGGATTTTCCGTCCCGCCCCCCAGCCGCCTGTGAGCTGTCTGATACCCTCAGCCGCGCCCAGGGTGAGGCGCCCCAACAGGTGTACGAATCAGCCGAAGACCTGATGGCCGTATTTGACAGCGAAACCACCGTGGCCAAAATGCAGCCGGATGTTGCCCTGCTGGCACAGCTGGACTGCCGGGGAATCATTATTACGGCGCCGGGAGATCACTGCGATTTTGTATCCCGGTTCTTTGGGCCAAAGGTGGGCGTTCCCGAAGACCCGGTGACCGGCTCTGCCCACTGCGTGCTGATTCCCTTTTGGGCATCGAAGCTGGGAAAAAATGACCTTCATGCCCGGCAGGTTTCCCAACGGGGAGGAGAGCTTTTCTGCCGGCTTGCCCATGACCGTGTCATGATTGCCGGCCGGGCAGTACTCTATCTGGAGGGGATGATAATGATTTGA
- a CDS encoding DNA cytosine methyltransferase, which translates to MIQVFDFFAGCGGTSKGFEMAGCNIVFALDNNLDATLTFKKNFPDTIVLNKDINRIKIEEIEPLVSGCKGKPLLFCGCAPCQPFTKQKTTKKDRDNRIQLLSEFQRFVKAFKPHYVFVENVPGMQKQVFQSSPFKTFVDYLRNDGYSYEFKVIQSQDYGIPQQRKRLVLIACKTNQISIPKKICDPSKSLKEYSTVREWISDLPPIEAGEEHPTIPNHRSAQLEPINLKRIKSTPEGGNRLNWPKSLWLDCHKDGYKGHTDVYGRMKWDEPATGLTTRCISLSNGRFGHPEQNRAISIREAACLQTFPRDFIFHGNLNSMAKQIGNAVPVKLAEVFGKHMIKHYRNLNGKIQN; encoded by the coding sequence TTGATTCAAGTATTTGATTTTTTTGCCGGATGTGGCGGAACAAGCAAAGGTTTTGAGATGGCTGGTTGCAATATTGTTTTTGCACTTGATAATAATCTGGATGCCACGCTTACTTTCAAAAAAAATTTTCCCGATACAATAGTTTTAAATAAAGATATTAACAGGATTAAAATCGAAGAAATTGAACCACTGGTTTCCGGATGCAAAGGGAAGCCATTATTGTTCTGTGGGTGTGCTCCTTGCCAACCATTCACAAAACAAAAAACAACGAAAAAAGACAGGGATAATAGAATACAATTGTTGTCTGAATTTCAACGTTTTGTTAAGGCATTTAAACCTCATTACGTTTTCGTTGAAAATGTGCCGGGGATGCAAAAGCAGGTTTTTCAAAGCAGCCCCTTTAAGACATTTGTAGATTATTTAAGAAATGATGGATATTCATACGAATTTAAAGTAATCCAATCTCAAGATTATGGTATACCTCAACAAAGAAAACGGCTGGTTTTAATAGCATGTAAGACAAATCAAATATCAATTCCTAAAAAAATATGTGACCCTTCTAAAAGTTTAAAAGAATATTCAACTGTTAGAGAATGGATTTCTGACCTTCCACCGATAGAAGCAGGAGAAGAACACCCGACTATTCCGAATCACCGCTCTGCGCAGTTAGAACCGATAAACCTCAAGCGAATCAAATCCACTCCAGAGGGTGGTAATAGACTGAATTGGCCTAAATCTCTTTGGCTTGATTGTCATAAGGACGGATATAAAGGTCATACTGATGTTTACGGAAGAATGAAATGGGATGAACCTGCAACCGGGTTAACTACTAGATGTATAAGTCTTTCAAACGGTCGATTCGGGCATCCAGAACAAAATCGAGCTATTAGTATTCGTGAAGCAGCATGCCTCCAGACATTCCCACGCGATTTTATTTTTCACGGAAATCTGAATTCGATGGCAAAGCAAATCGGTAATGCAGTACCTGTTAAATTAGCCGAAGTGTTTGGAAAGCACATGATAAAACACTATAGGAATCTGAATGGCAAAATTCAAAACTAG
- a CDS encoding ATP-binding protein encodes MAKFKTRARTVDLLGRQQIAGIPTAISELFKNAHDAYADNALVDYFRSDGLFVLRDDGVGMTKSDFENRWLTIGTESKVKEQSGMEPPYSPPDKPERVTMGEKGIGRLAIGVIGNQVLILTRAKRNGVLDDLLAVFINWDLFEVPGIDIDDIEIPIKILPGGTLPDVDDVNSMVDVVRQNLDTLASKINDDVRHKIVKNLDAFIVDPDDLESFASGPTLKENGHGTHFYILPSNETISLDIDEDRRRNDDPIFTKFLLGFSDTMTTTETPLLKTEFRDWKTDVPGDFIELIGPGEFVTHAEFNMADHHIEGKFDEYGQFDGTVTVYGQNPINHVVSWSKSRGRETLCGPFSFKLAHIQGNQRESSLPPEDYTRISQKLYRVGGVYVYRDGIRVLPYGNHDHDFLDIEKNRTKSASYYFWSHRKMAGAINISHKNRKLVEKAGREGFQQNTAYRQFCDILKNFLFQISSDFFREGGIKAEDFIQVREELNKQDAALKKKDRQSKTKRNKFSKDLNTFFSKTESLEYESRIKAIVDNIHDALRKAKNIETPDQAANLLIRSENTANTELEKLRSDYTLVRPRGVGLTKQLDRDWKAYLSEYQRLEEEYFKPTAKEISEIIGASAKQARIYVDQRKRLEVLIKQTSEKSFKKVQSKANETKISLKNTEQNVQDLVKNSLTEIQDLITQIEIDFNRTNIENMDGGSIDELKISIESRLNKAAESHEEVLESVKQQLDIIQLSRDEKGYLISQTDMLAAQENELLALQENADADLELTQLGMAVDIINHEFTSSIQTVRKNVSMLKNWADVNEDLKPLYQNIRTSFEHLDGYLSLFTPLNRRLYRKKIDISGKRIAKFLTNLFEERLKRHDVDMIVTDAFSALTIQSYPSTFYPVFVNLIDNAVFWMRDQSTNKKITLDAIKGAFIIQDTGPGIPMRDRQAIFEKGFSRKPGGRGLGLFISKDILKKVDYDLIIATEYQKGTCFKIQPLKA; translated from the coding sequence ATGGCAAAATTCAAAACTAGAGCACGGACAGTTGATCTTCTTGGTAGACAGCAGATAGCCGGTATTCCAACAGCTATAAGCGAACTTTTTAAAAATGCTCATGATGCTTATGCTGACAATGCATTGGTTGATTATTTCCGATCCGACGGACTTTTTGTTTTGCGTGATGATGGAGTTGGAATGACTAAATCGGATTTTGAAAATCGATGGCTCACCATTGGTACAGAAAGCAAAGTCAAAGAGCAGTCAGGAATGGAGCCTCCCTATTCACCTCCAGATAAACCGGAAAGGGTTACAATGGGTGAAAAAGGGATTGGACGTCTTGCTATCGGAGTAATCGGGAATCAAGTTCTAATCTTAACCCGTGCTAAAAGAAACGGAGTGCTCGATGATCTATTAGCAGTTTTCATCAATTGGGATCTTTTTGAAGTCCCTGGAATTGATATTGATGATATCGAAATCCCAATTAAAATCCTTCCGGGTGGGACTCTTCCAGATGTGGATGATGTTAATTCCATGGTCGATGTTGTCCGTCAAAACTTAGATACATTAGCATCAAAAATAAATGATGACGTTCGACACAAAATTGTTAAAAATCTTGATGCTTTTATTGTTGATCCGGATGACTTGGAATCCTTTGCATCCGGGCCGACTCTCAAAGAGAACGGTCACGGGACACATTTTTATATCCTTCCTTCTAATGAAACAATCTCTTTGGATATAGATGAAGACCGTCGAAGAAATGATGATCCCATCTTTACAAAATTTTTATTGGGATTTTCCGATACCATGACGACTACAGAAACTCCGCTTTTAAAAACGGAATTTCGGGACTGGAAAACTGATGTTCCTGGCGATTTTATTGAACTCATAGGCCCTGGCGAGTTTGTCACACATGCTGAGTTCAATATGGCTGATCACCATATTGAAGGAAAATTTGATGAATATGGGCAATTTGATGGAACGGTAACGGTTTACGGACAAAATCCGATTAACCATGTGGTTTCATGGAGCAAGTCGAGAGGTCGAGAGACATTATGTGGGCCCTTTTCATTTAAACTGGCTCATATTCAGGGTAACCAGAGAGAGAGCTCACTTCCTCCAGAGGACTATACAAGAATCTCCCAAAAATTATACCGTGTCGGTGGCGTTTATGTTTATCGAGATGGTATCCGAGTTCTTCCGTATGGCAATCATGATCATGATTTTTTAGATATAGAAAAAAACAGAACAAAAAGTGCCAGCTATTATTTTTGGTCTCATCGAAAAATGGCAGGCGCAATTAACATCTCCCATAAAAATAGAAAATTAGTTGAAAAAGCTGGCCGAGAAGGCTTTCAACAAAATACAGCATATCGGCAATTTTGCGATATATTAAAAAATTTCCTTTTTCAGATTTCTTCAGATTTTTTTAGGGAAGGTGGAATAAAGGCAGAAGATTTTATCCAAGTAAGAGAAGAATTAAATAAACAGGATGCCGCCTTGAAGAAAAAGGATCGGCAATCGAAAACAAAAAGAAATAAATTTTCTAAAGATTTGAATACCTTCTTTTCTAAAACGGAATCTTTGGAATACGAGAGTCGAATCAAAGCAATTGTAGACAATATTCATGATGCACTCAGAAAGGCTAAAAACATTGAAACACCTGATCAGGCGGCCAATCTGCTTATCAGATCCGAGAATACGGCAAATACTGAACTTGAAAAATTACGTTCGGATTATACTTTAGTTAGACCAAGAGGCGTTGGGTTAACAAAACAGCTGGATCGAGACTGGAAAGCTTATCTATCAGAGTATCAGAGGCTGGAAGAAGAATATTTCAAACCCACTGCAAAAGAGATATCCGAAATTATAGGCGCGTCTGCAAAACAAGCAAGGATATATGTTGATCAAAGAAAAAGGCTTGAAGTCCTAATAAAACAAACTAGCGAAAAATCTTTTAAAAAGGTTCAATCCAAAGCAAATGAAACAAAAATTTCTTTAAAAAATACCGAGCAAAATGTTCAGGACCTTGTAAAAAATAGTCTTACCGAAATTCAGGATTTAATTACACAAATTGAAATCGATTTCAATCGTACAAATATCGAAAATATGGACGGCGGCTCAATTGATGAGTTAAAGATTTCCATTGAATCAAGATTGAACAAAGCGGCTGAAAGCCACGAAGAAGTTCTTGAAAGTGTAAAACAACAATTGGATATAATTCAGCTTTCAAGAGATGAAAAAGGGTATTTGATTTCACAAACCGACATGCTTGCCGCTCAAGAAAATGAACTACTCGCATTACAAGAGAATGCCGATGCAGACCTGGAATTAACCCAATTGGGTATGGCGGTTGATATTATCAATCATGAATTCACCAGTAGCATTCAAACTGTGAGAAAAAATGTGTCCATGCTTAAAAATTGGGCAGATGTGAATGAAGACTTAAAACCTCTATATCAAAATATTCGGACCAGTTTCGAACATCTTGACGGGTATCTTTCTTTATTCACACCATTAAATAGACGTTTGTATAGAAAGAAAATAGATATATCAGGAAAAAGAATTGCCAAATTTTTAACCAATCTGTTTGAAGAAAGATTAAAAAGACATGATGTAGATATGATCGTCACAGATGCCTTTAGTGCCCTTACGATACAAAGTTATCCGTCTACATTTTATCCTGTATTCGTCAATTTAATTGATAATGCCGTTTTCTGGATGAGAGATCAAAGCACAAATAAAAAAATTACACTTGATGCAATAAAAGGTGCTTTTATAATACAAGACACAGGCCCCGGAATTCCGATGAGAGATCGCCAAGCTATTTTTGAAAAAGGCTTTTCGCGTAAACCCGGAGGAAGGGGGCTTGGGTTATTCATTTCAAAAGATATTCTTAAAAAAGTTGATTACGATTTGATCATTGCTACCGAATATCAAAAGGGTACTTGTTTTAAAATACAACCATTAAAAGCTTAA
- a CDS encoding PhzF family phenazine biosynthesis protein, whose amino-acid sequence MNIPMYQVDAFTSTVFSGNPAAVCLLDTWLDDTVLQAVAAENNLSETAFLVQNTTGFDLRWFTPVTEVALCSHATLASAFVQFYCQNWNKDTIVFDTRHSGPLTVARKGDLLEMNFPSRPPAACELSDTLSRALGEAPRQVYESDEDLMAVFDSETTVAGMQPDIALLAQLDCRGIIITAPGEHCDFVSRFFGPKVGVPEDPVTGSAHCVLIPFWASVLGKNDLHARQVSQRGGELFCRLAHDRVRIAGRAALYLEGMIKI is encoded by the coding sequence ATGAACATACCGATGTATCAGGTTGACGCGTTCACCTCCACCGTTTTTTCCGGCAATCCGGCCGCTGTCTGCCTGCTGGACACATGGCTTGACGATACCGTCCTGCAGGCGGTTGCCGCTGAGAACAACCTGTCAGAAACCGCGTTTCTGGTTCAAAACACCACCGGTTTTGACCTCAGATGGTTTACCCCGGTCACGGAAGTGGCCCTGTGCAGTCATGCCACACTGGCCAGCGCGTTTGTGCAGTTTTACTGCCAGAACTGGAACAAAGACACGATCGTTTTTGACACCCGCCACAGCGGACCGCTGACGGTTGCCCGCAAGGGAGATCTCCTTGAAATGAATTTTCCATCCCGCCCCCCGGCCGCCTGTGAGCTGTCGGATACCCTCAGCCGTGCCCTGGGTGAGGCGCCCCGGCAGGTGTATGAATCAGACGAAGACCTGATGGCCGTATTTGACAGCGAAACCACCGTGGCCGGGATGCAGCCGGATATTGCCCTGCTGGCACAGCTGGACTGCCGGGGAATCATTATTACGGCGCCGGGAGAACACTGCGATTTTGTATCCCGGTTCTTTGGGCCAAAGGTGGGCGTTCCCGAAGACCCGGTGACAGGCTCTGCCCACTGCGTGCTGATTCCCTTTTGGGCATCAGTGCTGGGCAAAAATGACCTTCATGCCCGGCAGGTTTCCCAACGGGGCGGAGAGCTGTTCTGCCGGCTTGCCCATGACCGTGTAAGGATTGCCGGCCGGGCAGCACTCTATCTGGAGGGGATGATAAAGATTTGA